The nucleotide window GGCAGCTGCGCGACCGCGCGATCGTCGACATCGTCAGCGACGCGCTCGCCGACACCGGCCTCGGCCCGGACCAGCTCTGGCTGGAGATCACCGAGTCCGGCGTCATGGAGGACATCGAGACCGCGCTTGTCACCCTCCACGAGCTGCGCGCCCTCGGCGTCACCCTCTGTATCGACGACTTCGGTACGGGCTACTCCTCCCTGAGCTACCTGAACCGCCTACCCGTCGGCATCGTCAAGATCGACCGGTCGTTCGTCGGCCGGGTCGGCGAGCACAGCGCCAACGAGCCCATCGTGCGCGCCGTGCTCGCCATGACCCGGGCGATGAACCTGCGCGTCGTCGCCGAGGGCGTCGAGACCGAACTACAGCGCGACTGGCTGCGCGAGCAGGGCTGCGACCTGGCACAGGGCTGGCTGTACGGCAAGGCCGAACTACCGGAGAACCTCGAACCCTGGATCCGCCCACCGGTCTCGGCCTGACGCGTCCGCTCAGGGCTCCACGATCAGCACCACCTTTCCGCGGCCGTGTCCGGCCTCGACGACCGCGTGCGCCTCGGCGGCCTCGGCCAGCGGATACGCCCGTACCGGCATGGTGAGCACGCCGCGGGCCGCGAGCGCGACGACCTCCCCGAGCCGGGCCGGTGAGCGGCCCGCACGCACCACCATGGTGCCGAACTCGGCGGCCGCCTTGTCGTCGACGATCGTGCCGATCCGGTCGCGGGGGACGCCGAGCTCCACCGACGCGGCGATGGCGCCGCGCCCGGCGGCGTCCAGCGCGACCGTCACCGGTCCCTGCGCGACCGCCCGGACCGCCTCGACCACCCCGTCCCCGTACGCCACCGGGAGCGCACCCAGCCGGCGCAGGTAGTCGTGGTTGGCCGGGCTTGCCGTGCCGATCACCGTGGCGCCGGCCAGCCGGGCGAGCTGCACCGCGATCGTGCCGACCGAGCCCGCCGCCGCGTGGACCAGCAGCGTGTCGCCGGCACCGACCCCGAGCTCGCGCAGCGCGCCGGAGGCGGTCTGCGCGGCCGCCACCAGCGCCGCCGCGGTCGGGAAGTCCAGCTCCGGTGGCTTGGCCACGACGTCCGAGGCGGGCACGACCACGTGGGTCGCCTGGCCGGCCATCATCGTCGAGCCGAGCACCGGGTCGCCGACCGCCAGGCCCGTGACCCCTTCGCCGAGCAGTTCGACCACCCCCGAGTACTCCTGGCCGACCTGGTGCGGGAAGTTCTCCGGTCCTCGTTTGATCCACCCTTGGCGTACGGCGATGTCGAAGGGCTGCACGCCGGCCGCCCGTACCCGGATCCGGACCTGGCCCGGGCCGGGCTCCGGATCGGGGAGGTCGGCGATGCGTAACACCTCTGGCGGGCCGTACCTGTCGAATACCGCTGCTCTCATGCGGTGACTCTGCAAGCTGAAGCCGGGTTGAGGTCAAGCGCGGCGCCAGGTCACGATCTGACCCTCCGCCGCTCCCACCGGACCGGGCATCGCTACCGTTGGCGGGTGTCTGAGATCCCGTGGTGGGGGCTTCCCCTCGTCGCAGCCGTGTCTGCCCTGTTCGGGGCGGGTGTGACCCTGCTCGTGTCGGCCCGCGACAGCTACGCGCGCAGCCGCGCCAAACGGACCAAACGCTGGTACGCCGAGCGCAAGGAGGCGTACATCGCGCTGATGACGGAGTTCGAGCGGGCCACCTACCGGCTGCGCGCCGCGTACGACGACGACCGGCCCCCGCCCGGCCCGTTCGCGTACCTCGACGCCGTCGGGCCGGCCCTCATGCAGGTGCGCCTGCTCGCCTCGGGCCAGGTTCGCAGCGCCGCGCTCGCGGTGCACCTGCTGATCGAGGGGCTGTACGCCTCGCGGCCCACGCCGCCGCCGGGCGTCGACCCGGGCAAGTCGGTGCGCGAGATGCTGGGCCACGTGCCGCTGGTGATGCAGGAGTTCGAGGCCGCGATCCGCGAGGAGCTGGAGATCAGGGCGACCCCGCCCGCGCCGCTGGTGGTGCACCCGAGGCGGGGCCTTGGTTCGTACATCCGGCGGACTCCCGCCGAGGCCGAGGAGTCCCGCGTCTCTGGATGATCTCGGCGCCTTAGTGGACACTGAACGGCGTCGGCGGACACCTCGGGAGGCGCCCATGTCGGATATCTCGGTCACTGATGCGATCATCCGCAGCGGCGTCGTCGCCGTGCTGCGGGCACCGACCGCCGACGCCTTCGCGGCGATCGGCGACGTGCTCGTCGAGGCGGGCGTCACCGCGCTGGAGGTGACCCTCACGTCGCGCGGCTCGTTCGAGGCCATCGCGGGCCTGCGCCGCCAGCTGCCGGCCGGCGTGGCGGTCGGCGCGGGCACGGTGCTCACCCTCGACGACGCCAAGGCCAGCGTGGACGCGGGCGCGGCCTTCCTGGTCTCGCCCGTGCACGTCCCGGCGCTCGACGGCTTCGAGGTGCCGGTCTATCCGGGCGCGTTCACCCCCACCGAGGTCTTCAACGCCAGCCGCGCCGGTGCGCCGCTGGTCAAGCTCTTCCCGGCGGCGAGCCTCGGCCCCCGCTTCCTGAAGGACCTGCACGGCCCGCTGCCCGGCGTGCGCATCATGCCGACCGGCGGCATCGAGATCGCCGACATCGCGAACTGGCTCACCGCCGGCGCCGCGGCGGTCGGCCTGGGCGGCCCGCTGATCGGCGACGCCGCCGAGGGCGGCAGCCTGAAGCGGCTCGCGGCCCGCGCGCGCCACGCGGCCGACGCGGTCGCGTTCGCCCGCTCATGAGCGGCGGCCTGGTCACCCTCGGCGAGACGATGGGCCTGGTCGCGGCGGACGGCATCGGCTCGCTCGAGTTCGCCCGCGGCTTCGCCTTCGGTATCGGCGGCGCGGAGAGCAACGTCGCGATCGGCGTGGCCCGCCTCGGCGGAAGCGCCACCTGGATCGGCCGGGTCGGCCGGGACGCGACGGGCGACCTGATCGAGCGCCGGCTGCGGGGCGAGGGCGTGCGCGCGACGGTGATCCGCGACTCCTCGTTCACCGGCCTGATGGTCAAGCACCGCCGGACCGCCGGCCTGCTGCACGTCGACTACCACCGGGCCGGCAGCGCCGGCTCGCGCCTGGTACCGGCGGACGTGCCGGCCGCCGCCGTGCGGTCGGCCGGCATCCTGCACGTCACGGGCATCACCCCGGCGCTGAGCGGCACGGCCCGCGAGACGGTCTTCCACGCGGTCGAGGCCGCACACGCGGCCGGCGTGACGGTGTCGGTCGACGTCAACTACCGGAGCAAGCTGTGGTCCAGCTACGACGCCGCGCCGGTGCTGCGGGACCTCGTCACCCGGGCGCAGGTGGTCTTCGCCGGGCCCGACGAGGCCGAGCTGGTGCTCGGCCCCGGCGGGAACCCGGCCGAGCGCCTGGCCGGGCTGGGGCCTTCCGAGGTTGTGATCAAGGACGGGGCGCGGGGCTGCACGGCGCTGATCGAGGGGGAGCGCCACGCGGTGAAGGCCCTTGAGGTGACGGTGGTCGACCCGGTCGGCGCGGGTGACGCGTTCGTCGCGGGCTATCTCGCGGACCGGCTGGCCGGGGCCGGCCCGGCCGCGCGGCTGGGCACGGCCATCGCCGCCGGTGCGTTCGCGGTGACGTTCCCGGGCGACTGCGAGGGCCTGCCCACCCGCCCGGACCTGGAGTCGCTGCTCTCGGCGACCGACAACGTGTCCCGCTAGGTCCTGTTTCGGACCGGGGCCGGGCTGCGGCGGGCACACGGTCCGAAACAGGACCTAGATCGAGGGGTGGCCAAAGAGGCCCGGCAGGCCGCCGCTGTGCAGGAACACGACCTTGCCGTCCGGCGGGTTCGCGCGCAGCCCCGCCATGGCCCGGCCCGTGTAGGTCGGGTCGAGGAACAGGCCCTCGGTGCGCGCGGCGAGTTCGAGCGCGCCGCGTACCGGATCGGTCAGCGTCGCGTAGCCGGCGCCGACGTGCGTGCCGTCGATCTGCAGCTCCTCGGCCCGGATCGACACTCCCATGCCGTCGAGCAGCCCCGCGACCGCCGCCCGGGCGTCGGGCAGCGCGCCGGTGTCCACACCGAACACCCGGTCCGGCCCGAGCACCGCGACCAGCCCGGCCATCGTGCCACCCGAGCCGACCGCGACCACCACCGTGCTGAGGTCGGGCAGCTGCACCATCAGTTCGCGGGCGCAGTCGACGTAGCCCAGCGCCGAGAACGCCGACGTGCCGCCGAACGGGATCACGAAGCCCTCCTGCGCGGCGACCGCCTCCGCGATCGGCGCGTCGCCCGCCCACACGATCCTGGCGCCGGCCAGGTGATCCAGGATCAGGTTGCCGCGCGCCGCCGCCGGCGGATGCCCGCCCAGCACCAGTACGCACCCCAGGCCGAGCCGGGCCGCGGCGGCGGCCGTGAGCCGGGCGTGGTTCGACTGCGCCGCACCAGTGGTGACAAGCGTCGTCGCGCCGGCCTTGAGCGCCTGCGCGCAGGTGTACTGAAGCTTGCGTACCTTGTTGCCGCCGCCGCCGCCGCCGAGGCCGGTCAGGTCGTCCCTCTTGATCCAGAGCTCATCCAGCGCCAGTGCCGTGGCGAGCCGCGGCGCCGGCTCGAGCGGCGTCGGCCACGTGCCCAGTGAGATCGGCGTCACATCCACGCCGCCGAGTTTAGGACCGTCCCGGCGCTCTGGACCTAAGATCCCGCTCGTGAAATTGCGCGGTGTGCTGCTAGACCTCGATGGCACGCTGGTCGATCACGAGAGCGCGGCCGCGGCCGGCCTGCGGGCCTGGCTGCCGTCCCTCGGCCTGGCACCGACGGACGAGGCCGTCGCGCGGTGGAGCACCCTGCAGGAGGCGCATCTCGCCGCATGGCGCGCGGGCCGGATCAGCTTCGCCGAGCAGCGTCGCCGCAGGCTCCGCGACTTTCTGGGTACCGGGGGCAGCGACGCGGAACTGGACGAGGTCTTCGCCGGCTACCTGACCCACTACGAGCGCGAATGGCGGGCCTACGACGACGTGGCCGGCGCCCTGGCGACGATCGCGGCCGCCGGGCTCGGCACCGCCGTGCTGACCAACGGCACCCGCGACCAGCAGCGCTGCAAGCTCGCCGCGACCGGCTTGGGCGGACGGGTCGGTCCGATCTACACGATCGACGACCTCGGCGTGGCCAAGCCGCATCCGGACGCGTTCCGCCGGGCCTGCGCGCGCTGGGGTCTTGCGCCGGGCGCGGTGCTCAGCGTCGGCGACGACCACGCCCTCGACGTGCTCGGCGCCCGCGCGGCCGGCCTGCGCGCGGCTCACCTGGACCGCCTCGGCCGCGGCCCGGCCGGCGAGGCCCACCGCATCGCGTCCCTCGCCGAGCTGGGCGGGCTGCTCAGCTCAGGTGGAGGACGGGACCGCGCGGTGTGAACGGCAGGCGGGCGCCGCGCGGCATCAGGAAGGCGTGCGCCCGGCGGATCCGCAGCGCGTCGCAATCCCCGTCGGTGATCACCAGGATCGGCCCGGCCGGCGGGAAGTCGTCCGCGTCCTCGGCGGCGAGCTGGGTGCCGACCAGCGTGACGCAGTCCAGCCCCAGCGACGCGGCGAAGTCGCGCACCAGCGAGCTCTTGCCGATCCCCGGCGCTCCCCACACGAAGACCGGCCGCGCGACCGCTACGTGAAGCAGCAGGCCGGGCAGGTGGGCGGGGGTCACCGTGACGGCGGAATGCACGCCGGCGATTGTCCGCCGCTCAGGCGGCCGATCGCACCCGATTAACGATCAGTGCAGGGCTTGTACCGCGGAATCGCGGCGTGCGAATTCGCTGGTCGGCCGCTGCGGCGGCGGTCACACTCGCGGGTATGCACGATCCGGTCGACGGCCCGCCGTTCCGCTGGGAGCTGGTCGGCCCGGACGAGCTCGGCACGATGCTCGACGGCACCGGCGAGCCCAGCCTGTGGTTCATGCCGGACCTGGTGCGGTGCGCCGGCAGGGTCCTGGCGCGCAGCGGCGACGGCGACCTGTTCTTCGTCGGCCGGTCCCTGGACTCGATGTTCGATCTCCTCAGCGGCGCGCTGGCGGACCTGCCCGCGCCGAACCGGGTCGCCCGTGCGCCGTTCTCGTTCCAGCGCCGGGTCGTGCCGGTGCGCCGCTCGAAGTGGCGGCGGGCACCGCTGTCGGCCGAGGAGCGGGCGGCCGCACGCCGCCTGCTGGGCGGCCTCGGCATCACGCCGCACGCCCTCGCCCGGCGCGCCCGCCCGGCCGTCTTCGTCGACGTGGTGGACGCGGGCGGGACCTTCACCGAGCTGTTCACGCTGCTGGACGAGTGGATCGTCGAGTCCCGTGAGCCGTGGGAGGTGATCAGGAAGAAGCTGCGCTTCGTGGGCGTCACGGTGCGCCGGCCCTCGAGCCCCAAGACGTGGCGGTGGCAGCAGCACGAGCCTTGGACCCGGCGGCTGCCCGCGCGCGCGGTCCTGAACGTGTCCCTCGATCCCTGGGTGTGGTCCTACTTCGGCAACCACCAGACGAAGCTCACCAGATCGTTCCGGCCGGGCGACTGGCTCGCCGCCGCGGAGGGCCCGCGCCGCGACGAGCAGACCCGGCAGGCGCTGGCCGAGGCGGTCGCCGTGGTCGCCTACGGGCGTAGCGGCGACGGCCGCCGCGCCCTCGCCCGGGCCGTCCACGGTGAGCCCGCCCTGGCGCAGCCGTGGCTGCGATCCCTGGTCAGTCAGCTCAACAAGCTTTAGGTGTGTATCGGGCCGGAGGTGCCGGACAGGCGGCGGCCGGTGCCGCTCCAGCGGGCCGCGACGATCTCCGCGGCGATGCTGACCGCGGTCTCCTCGGGTGTGCGCGCGCCGAGGTCG belongs to Amorphoplanes digitatis and includes:
- a CDS encoding bifunctional 4-hydroxy-2-oxoglutarate aldolase/2-dehydro-3-deoxy-phosphogluconate aldolase; this encodes MSDISVTDAIIRSGVVAVLRAPTADAFAAIGDVLVEAGVTALEVTLTSRGSFEAIAGLRRQLPAGVAVGAGTVLTLDDAKASVDAGAAFLVSPVHVPALDGFEVPVYPGAFTPTEVFNASRAGAPLVKLFPAASLGPRFLKDLHGPLPGVRIMPTGGIEIADIANWLTAGAAAVGLGGPLIGDAAEGGSLKRLAARARHAADAVAFARS
- a CDS encoding sugar kinase, translating into MSGGLVTLGETMGLVAADGIGSLEFARGFAFGIGGAESNVAIGVARLGGSATWIGRVGRDATGDLIERRLRGEGVRATVIRDSSFTGLMVKHRRTAGLLHVDYHRAGSAGSRLVPADVPAAAVRSAGILHVTGITPALSGTARETVFHAVEAAHAAGVTVSVDVNYRSKLWSSYDAAPVLRDLVTRAQVVFAGPDEAELVLGPGGNPAERLAGLGPSEVVIKDGARGCTALIEGERHAVKALEVTVVDPVGAGDAFVAGYLADRLAGAGPAARLGTAIAAGAFAVTFPGDCEGLPTRPDLESLLSATDNVSR
- a CDS encoding HAD family hydrolase — encoded protein: MKLRGVLLDLDGTLVDHESAAAAGLRAWLPSLGLAPTDEAVARWSTLQEAHLAAWRAGRISFAEQRRRRLRDFLGTGGSDAELDEVFAGYLTHYEREWRAYDDVAGALATIAAAGLGTAVLTNGTRDQQRCKLAATGLGGRVGPIYTIDDLGVAKPHPDAFRRACARWGLAPGAVLSVGDDHALDVLGARAAGLRAAHLDRLGRGPAGEAHRIASLAELGGLLSSGGGRDRAV
- a CDS encoding NADP-dependent oxidoreductase; protein product: MRAAVFDRYGPPEVLRIADLPDPEPGPGQVRIRVRAAGVQPFDIAVRQGWIKRGPENFPHQVGQEYSGVVELLGEGVTGLAVGDPVLGSTMMAGQATHVVVPASDVVAKPPELDFPTAAALVAAAQTASGALRELGVGAGDTLLVHAAAGSVGTIAVQLARLAGATVIGTASPANHDYLRRLGALPVAYGDGVVEAVRAVAQGPVTVALDAAGRGAIAASVELGVPRDRIGTIVDDKAAAEFGTMVVRAGRSPARLGEVVALAARGVLTMPVRAYPLAEAAEAHAVVEAGHGRGKVVLIVEP
- a CDS encoding pyridoxal-phosphate dependent enzyme: MDVTPISLGTWPTPLEPAPRLATALALDELWIKRDDLTGLGGGGGGNKVRKLQYTCAQALKAGATTLVTTGAAQSNHARLTAAAAARLGLGCVLVLGGHPPAAARGNLILDHLAGARIVWAGDAPIAEAVAAQEGFVIPFGGTSAFSALGYVDCARELMVQLPDLSTVVVAVGSGGTMAGLVAVLGPDRVFGVDTGALPDARAAVAGLLDGMGVSIRAEELQIDGTHVGAGYATLTDPVRGALELAARTEGLFLDPTYTGRAMAGLRANPPDGKVVFLHSGGLPGLFGHPSI